The sequence GCCCCGTCCGTTCTTTTCCCGCCGCCGGGCGTCTGCTATCATCCTCGCCGGCGGCGGCTGTCCGCCGCCGGGGGAGGGAATGAGCTCGAGGGAACGCCGATACGTATTCGCCGGGGACTGGCCGTCGCTCGAAGGGGCGTTCGTCGCCGAGGTCGCCCGGCTCCGGGCGGAAGACCGCCTGCGGCCCCTGACCGTCGTCGCCGGTTCGAACCGTCTCGGCGCGGCGCTCGAGCGGCGGGCCGCCCGCGCGCGTGGCGGTCTCGCGAACGTCCGCTTCCTCACCTTCCGCGATCTCGTCGGCCGGAACGCGCCCGTGGGCGATGCGCCGCATCCCATGGCGGGACGCGTCGTCGCCGAGGAGATCCTCTCCCGTCAGCTGGACGGGGGGCCGGTTTTTCCCGCGTCCTTCGCGGAGACGCTCGTGCGCACATTCGACGACCTGGCCGAGGGGGGCTGCGACGCGGCTGAGGCGCGGCGTCTGACCGGACGGCCGGAGCCCGGCAACAGGGCCCGCGAGGCGCTGCGGCTCTACGCCGACTGGCGCGAACAACTCGCCGCGATCGGCGCTGACGATCATGGCCGCTTCGAGGTGGCCGCCGCGGGGATCGCGGAGGCGGGCATCGACGGGCCGGTTGTCTTCTACGGCTTCTACGATCTGAACGAGCTGCAGTGGCGGCTCCTGCAGGCGGTGGCCGCATCGGCGGGCGCGATCCTCTTCGTGCCGTTCGAGGAGAAAGATGCCTACCGGTTCGCCGGCCTCTTCCGCGACCGTCTCGATGCGGCGGGCTTCGCCGGCGAGCGGGTGGCGGGGGAAGGCGGTGAGGCGCCTTTCCTCGAATCCCTGACCGCCCCGGACGAGGAGGAGGAGGTGCGGGCGGTCGTCAGGCGGATACTCCGCTTCGCCGGGGAGGAGGACGTTTCCTTCGGGCGGATCGCCGTCATGCCTGTCTCCTGGGACGCGTATGCCCCGCTTTTCAGGGAGGCCTTCGCCGAGGCGGGCGTTCCCTGCGTATCGACCGGGAGATTGATCGACGGCGGGCACGGCTCCGCGACGGGGGCGCTTCGTCTCCTTGCCGCCCTGGGAGGCGGACTCGCCCGGAACACGGTCGTCGATCTCGTCTCCTCGCCCGCGCTCGGGGCCGGCGGAGAGGAAGCGCGCGGGGTGCTCGACGAATGGATTCGCCTGACCGGCGAGGCGGGGATACGGGGGGAGACGGGATGGGCCGGCGAGACACGGCGCCTCGCCGGCAGGCTCGGCGGGGAGGCGGCGGCGGCGCTCGGGGCGGCCGCCGCGGTCCTCGAGACGCTCGAACGCGGGGCCGCGCGCCTCGGTTCCGAAGATACCTGGGCCGGAATGGCGGAGGCGCTCGTCGGCCTCTTCGACGAACTGATCGCCGCGGACGATCGGACGCCGGTTGTCCGGGAGGCCTTCACCGGGCTCGGCGCGCTCGACGCCACCGGCGCGAGGGCGGACACCGGCCGGTTTCTCGGCCTCGCCCGCGAGACGCTCCTCGGCATCGCCGACGACGCGGGGCCCCCGAGGGGCGCCGGCGTCCATCTACTCGGTCCCGGCGGGGCGCGGGGCCTGACCTTCGAGGCGGTCTTCCTTCCCGGGCTCGTCGAGGGATCGGTTCCACGCCGCGCGCGCCAGGACCCCTTCCTGCCGGACGACGACCGTGCCCTCATCGCCCGCCTGTCCGGCGGCGGGGTCGTCCTCTCGCCTCGTGGGGAGCGGGTCGACGAGGAGGCGCTGATCTTCCGCCTCGCCGCGAAAGCGGCCAGGCGACTCCTCGTCTGCAGCCGGCCGCGATTCGAGGGAGGGACGGGGAAGGAGACCCTGCCCGCGGCTCTCCTCGAGGATCTCGAGGCGGCGGCTCTCGCGGAAGAAAGCGCGTTTCGCGTGGCGGAGCTGCCGTCGCCCTGGCGGTCGCCGGACGGGGTCGAACCGCTCGGCGGGGGGGAATGGGCGTTCTTCGAGACGATCCGCGCGGGCGCGCTCGCCGAAGACGACCGTTTCGCCCGACGCGGCGCCCGGGCGATCGAGGCCCGGTGGGGCGATCGCCGGTTCACGCCCTTCGACGGGGTCTTCGAGGGCGGGGACGCGCTGGCGGCCCTGTCGGCCTCCCTCGACGGGCGGGGCTGGCGTTTCTCGCCGACCGCGCTCGAGACCTACGCGAGGTGTCCCTTCGCCTATTTCGTTTCCCGGTTGCTCGGCCTCGAGCCGCGGGAGGAGCCGGAGGAGACGGTGACGATCTCGCCCCTGCAGCGGGGGACGGTGGTGCATCGCATCCTCGCCGGCGCCTACGGGCGGTTCGCCGCCGAGGGGCTGCTCCCGCTCGCCGGCCCGACCGTCGGGAGAGCGAGGACGATCGCCGGGGCCGTCGCCGCGGAGGAGCTCGACCGGCTCGAAGAAATCGAGCCGACGGGGATCCCCGTCTTCTGGAGATTCGAGCGCGAGCGGATCGCTGCGGCGATCGACGCCCACGTCGAGGCGGAGGCGGCGGCGGAAGAGACGGCGGTGCCCGTCATGTTCGAACGGTCCTTCGGCCTCGATCGGAACGAGGCGCCGGGGATCGATGCCGGGAAGCGGCGGATCGGTCTCCGGGGGCGGATCGACCGGATCGATCTCGAGGGCGACCGAGGGTTCCGCGTCGTCGATTACAAGACGGGGAGTTTGGCCAGCCTGCGAAACGAGTCGATCGCCGGCGGCGCCGCGCTGCAGCTGCCCCTCTACCTCGTCGCCGGCGCCGCGCTCCTCGGACGCGACGTGCGGAACGGCAGGGCCGAGTACCGCCGGATCGGCGGCGGCGGGGGATGCGTCCGCTTCTCCGGATCGACGTGGGAGACGGAGGGGGAATCGATCGGGCAAACGATCGCCGTCCTCGTCGAGGGGATCGCCGCGGGCCGGTTTCCCGCCCTGCCCGACGGCCAGGGATGCGCCCGGTCCTTCTGCCCGGCGCGGGGCGTCTGCGTCTCGGGGCGGAGCGTCCTCGCCCGCATCAAGGGAACGGACCCGTCCGTCCGCGATCTGCTGCGCCTCCACGGGCGGGACACGGACGGCGGAAGAGGAGGCCCGGCATGACCAGGACGCCGGTCGACGCGGAGGCGAGACGCCTCGCCGTCGAACAGCTCGACGGGCCCTGTTGCGTCGAGGCGGGCGCGGGAACGGGCAAGACCACGCTTCTCGTCGACCGGTTCATCGCGTTGCTCCGGCGCGGGCGGGCGCGTTGCGGGCAGATCGTCGCCATCACCTTCACCGAGAAGGCGGCCGGAGAGATGAAGGCCCGGATCCGCCGGGAGATCGACGCCGCCCTCGATGGAAAAACGCTTCCCGAGGACGAGGAGCGGCGGCTCCGGTCGGCCCGGGCGGAAATCGAGCGGGCGCCGATCTCCACGATCCACGCTTTCGCGGCGACGATCATCCGAGAGTTCCCCGTCGAGGGCGGCGTCGATCCCGCCTTCGAGGTGCTCGACGCCGTCGAATCGGAGCTCTTCCTCGACGCCTGCTGGATCGAATTCCTCGCCAGGGCGGGGGAGGGAGGCGAGCAAGCCCTGCGACGCTTTCTCGATGCCGGCGGCGCGCACGATTCGCTGCGCGAAATCGCTTTCGCCCGGTACCGCGGCCGCGGCGGCCGTCCCGGGGAGGCCGGGGAGACGCCCGATCCCTCCGAATCGGCCGGCCTGCTCCGCGACGAGCTGATCGCCGCGGCCGGCGAACTCGAAACGCTCGCGAACCGGGACTGCGTCGATCGAAGCGACCGGGGGTATGTGGCGGTGAGCCGGTTCGTCGACGAGGCGCGCGGGCTCGCCGAGGCGACGCCGCCGGAGCTTTGCCGCCGTCTGCTTCGCTTCACGCGCCCGCCGAAGCGCGCCGGCGCCAGGTCGAAATGGGATCCCCCCTCGTCGTGCGATCTGCAGAAGGAACGTCTCGCCGGCGTCCGCGCGGCGATCGACGGCTTCGCGACCTCGTGGGCCGACGCCGTCCGGGACGATCTCGTTCGCTGGCTGACCTCGTTCGAGGCATTCGTCGACCGGCGGAAAGAGGAACGGGGCGTTCTCGATTTCGACGACCTGCTTCTGCGCGCCGCCCGCGTCTCGGGCGATCCGGCGGCGCTGGCGGAATTGCGGCGGCGCTACCGGTATCTCCTCGTCGACGAGTTCCAGGACACCGATCCCCTCCAGGCGGAGATCGTGCTCGCCATCTCGGGCGCCGGGCCGGGCGGCGACGGAACGGGCAACCTCTTCATCGTCGGCGACCCGAAGCAGAGCATCTACCGCTTCCGGGGCGCGGACGTCGAGATCTACGAGGCCGTCGCCGGAAGATTCGCCGGCGAGGGCGCGCGCCTCTCGATCACGCAGAACTTCAGGTCGGTGCCCGGGATCGCGTCATGGGTCAACGGCGTCTTCTCGCGACTCATCAGGCGACCCGCGGAGGGCGGGTACCAGGCCGCCTACGAGCCGATTTATTCATTCAGGGACGGCGAGGGACCGGCCGTCTTCGCGCTCGACACCGGCGCCGGCGAGGGCGATTCCGTCGAGGATGCCCGGCGGGCCGAGGGGATCGCGATCGCGCGGCTGGCCGCATGGATCGCCGCGGAGAAACCGGTCGTGCGCGACGCGGCGAGCGGCCGCATGCGGCCGGCCGGCTACGGCGACATCGCCGTCCTCTATCCGGGGACGACGGGGATACACCATTACGAGGATCCGTTTCTCGAGGCCGGGATCCCCTGCGTCGTCGACGGCGGCAAGCTCTACCACTCGAGGCAGGAGGCGCGGGACGTCGGCGCGGCGCTGGCCGCGATCGAGGAGCCGTGGGACGCGCTTGCCATCTTCGCCCTCCTCCGGTCACCCTTCTTCGGCTTCAGCGACGAGGAGCTCTACCTGCACGCAGCCCGCGGCGGCCGCTTCGATTACCGGCAACCGGCCGGCGACGGCGATCTCGACGCCGCGTTCGCGCTCCTGCGGGGCCTCCACGAACACCGCGAACGGCGGGGCGCGGCGGGGACGCTCCGGGTTCTCTTCGACGCCACCGGGTACGAGCGGATCGCCGTTCTCCGCAGCGGCGGGGAGCGGCGGTTGCTCGACCTGCGGACCGCCGTCGGGTTCGCGCGCGCATTCGACCGGCATCGCCGGTCCTTCCGGTCCTTCGCCCGCTGGTTCGGCGCGAGGGACGAGGCGGGAACGGCGACGGGTGAATCGCCGGCGGTCGAGGAGAAAGGAGACGCGGTGCGCCTCATGACGATCCACCGCGCCAAGGGGCTCCAGTTCCCCGTCGTGATCCTCGCGAACCTGCGGCAGGGCCGCCGCCGCGCCGGCGGGGTGGGCGCCCGGCTCCTCTCGGCCGGCGAACGAATCGAGCTCAAGGCGCAGGAACTGGAAACAAGCGGATTCGCGGCGGCCGCCG is a genomic window of Candidatus Krumholzibacteriota bacterium containing:
- a CDS encoding PD-(D/E)XK nuclease family protein; translation: MSSRERRYVFAGDWPSLEGAFVAEVARLRAEDRLRPLTVVAGSNRLGAALERRAARARGGLANVRFLTFRDLVGRNAPVGDAPHPMAGRVVAEEILSRQLDGGPVFPASFAETLVRTFDDLAEGGCDAAEARRLTGRPEPGNRAREALRLYADWREQLAAIGADDHGRFEVAAAGIAEAGIDGPVVFYGFYDLNELQWRLLQAVAASAGAILFVPFEEKDAYRFAGLFRDRLDAAGFAGERVAGEGGEAPFLESLTAPDEEEEVRAVVRRILRFAGEEDVSFGRIAVMPVSWDAYAPLFREAFAEAGVPCVSTGRLIDGGHGSATGALRLLAALGGGLARNTVVDLVSSPALGAGGEEARGVLDEWIRLTGEAGIRGETGWAGETRRLAGRLGGEAAAALGAAAAVLETLERGAARLGSEDTWAGMAEALVGLFDELIAADDRTPVVREAFTGLGALDATGARADTGRFLGLARETLLGIADDAGPPRGAGVHLLGPGGARGLTFEAVFLPGLVEGSVPRRARQDPFLPDDDRALIARLSGGGVVLSPRGERVDEEALIFRLAAKAARRLLVCSRPRFEGGTGKETLPAALLEDLEAAALAEESAFRVAELPSPWRSPDGVEPLGGGEWAFFETIRAGALAEDDRFARRGARAIEARWGDRRFTPFDGVFEGGDALAALSASLDGRGWRFSPTALETYARCPFAYFVSRLLGLEPREEPEETVTISPLQRGTVVHRILAGAYGRFAAEGLLPLAGPTVGRARTIAGAVAAEELDRLEEIEPTGIPVFWRFERERIAAAIDAHVEAEAAAEETAVPVMFERSFGLDRNEAPGIDAGKRRIGLRGRIDRIDLEGDRGFRVVDYKTGSLASLRNESIAGGAALQLPLYLVAGAALLGRDVRNGRAEYRRIGGGGGCVRFSGSTWETEGESIGQTIAVLVEGIAAGRFPALPDGQGCARSFCPARGVCVSGRSVLARIKGTDPSVRDLLRLHGRDTDGGRGGPA
- a CDS encoding UvrD-helicase domain-containing protein; the encoded protein is MTRTPVDAEARRLAVEQLDGPCCVEAGAGTGKTTLLVDRFIALLRRGRARCGQIVAITFTEKAAGEMKARIRREIDAALDGKTLPEDEERRLRSARAEIERAPISTIHAFAATIIREFPVEGGVDPAFEVLDAVESELFLDACWIEFLARAGEGGEQALRRFLDAGGAHDSLREIAFARYRGRGGRPGEAGETPDPSESAGLLRDELIAAAGELETLANRDCVDRSDRGYVAVSRFVDEARGLAEATPPELCRRLLRFTRPPKRAGARSKWDPPSSCDLQKERLAGVRAAIDGFATSWADAVRDDLVRWLTSFEAFVDRRKEERGVLDFDDLLLRAARVSGDPAALAELRRRYRYLLVDEFQDTDPLQAEIVLAISGAGPGGDGTGNLFIVGDPKQSIYRFRGADVEIYEAVAGRFAGEGARLSITQNFRSVPGIASWVNGVFSRLIRRPAEGGYQAAYEPIYSFRDGEGPAVFALDTGAGEGDSVEDARRAEGIAIARLAAWIAAEKPVVRDAASGRMRPAGYGDIAVLYPGTTGIHHYEDPFLEAGIPCVVDGGKLYHSRQEARDVGAALAAIEEPWDALAIFALLRSPFFGFSDEELYLHAARGGRFDYRQPAGDGDLDAAFALLRGLHEHRERRGAAGTLRVLFDATGYERIAVLRSGGERRLLDLRTAVGFARAFDRHRRSFRSFARWFGARDEAGTATGESPAVEEKGDAVRLMTIHRAKGLQFPVVILANLRQGRRRAGGVGARLLSAGERIELKAQELETSGFAAAAEADGLREEAERVRLLYVAATRAGDSLYVPLGGDGKSYFALLSPELPGAGASSADGAGLDGGKELPAHAGLVRAGELPDIAGERAVFGPAAVKRPDPAARSQWENARAALLRHLSRGPAIVTPSGAERRFDEAEGRPAAGDAGDARLFGIAFHELMERVPFDGGGVPPALLRAIARRHGLGADRAAEMKEIAGRALRSPVLRRAGAARRLVREMPFAVFLAAAAPASGECLLRGRIDLLFEEADGWTAVDYKTDAVEAADIDGRLEQYRPQGALYALAADSLGVALARIVFLFVRPGVERALDVDAALLETARAAAAEAAAAAGKP